One part of the Paramormyrops kingsleyae isolate MSU_618 chromosome 2, PKINGS_0.4, whole genome shotgun sequence genome encodes these proteins:
- the rnf10 gene encoding E3 ubiquitin-protein ligase RNF10 isoform X1, whose amino-acid sequence MLESSNALCPESGLVHPQSSSANMEKTPSSNASNKGPPRSGSTGPTPGESKPKADAKNGGGPKRYNRKREPAFPKSDNFLGPRRPNPQKSKNFDKRPPQRGGGSNGKQYGSTGGGRREEVAEARRAEFSPAQFAGPKKISLNHLLNFTFEPRGHGGAAGGDSHTSWGHRNKWGHKHKPFNKELFLQANCQFVVSEDQDYSTHFTDPDTLVSWDCVQQVRIYSHEVPSCPICLYPPLAAHITRCGHIFCWSCMLHYLSLSDKSWSKCPICYEAVHDGDLKSVVAMETRQYLVGDLITMQLMRREKGALVALPSSQWVKLEEPIKLGDAPLSPYSKLLLASREQVLGLVREERMALQAQLCVEDEHEAQACFIQAALQLLQEREEALRKASPQDALSLGRLSLCSSPGREAELPAQPGNKKNSSVLAGEVGQTGDGGGPKASPKLQCQSSEDVPSSPSEMTPPQNVENGPCYYFYQAEDGQQLFLHPVNVRCLMREYGSLEASPQSITATVVEIDGHTVTEEVRRRHRYLSHLPLTCEFSICELALQPPVLSKETLDIFADELEKRRRMRQKKAREEKRRERRIEMEENKKQGKYPEVHIGLENLQQFPAFGSPFQSGDPALPADLFLGPSASPLCGSPASDGIMFPSLSGSSPALSVGSVDDDSHCLSFAQMLRDGRARADPGPKAVPKKGEPMCRQPPLCALLPHRIHIRPPNPPTAETMLAPPAGDSDGESDSSDRVPVPSFQNSFSQAFEEALLQLDHGRAGPPEHVLIPAEEKGGGKKKKKKQKLLFSTSMVHTK is encoded by the exons ATGTTAGAGAGCTCGAACGCTCTCTGCCCGGAGTCCGGCCTCGTACATCCGCAAAGCAGCAGCGCCAACATGGAGAAAACACCCAGCAGCAACGCCAGCAACAAGGGACCGCCCCGCTCTGGTTCGACCGGCCCAACTCCTGGCGAGTCTAAACCTAAAGCAG atgcTAAAAATGGTGGTGGGCCCAAGCGCTATAACCGCAAGCGCGAGCCCGCCTTCCCCAAGAGTGACAATTTCCTTGGCCCACGGCGCCCCAATCCACAGAAAAGCAAGAATTTCGACAAGAGACCCCCTCAGAGAGGAGGGGGGAGTAATGGGAAGCAGTATGGCAGCACAGGTGGTGGCAGAAGGGAAGAG GTAGCAGAGGCTCGCCGGGCTGAGTTCAGCCCGGCTCAGTTTGCAGGACCCAAGAAGATCAGTCTCAATCACCTGCTCAACTTCACCTTTGAGCCACGGGGCCATGGAGGTGCTGCCGGGGGAGACAGCCACACCAGCTGGGGGCACCGCAACAAGTGGGGCCACAAGCACAAGCCCTTCAATAAGGAGCTCTTTCTGCAAGCCAA CTGCCAGTTTGTGGTCTCTGAAGATCAGGACTACAGCACACACTTCACTGACCCCGACACGCTGGTCAGCTGGGACTGTGTGCAGCAGGTG CGCATCTACAGCCATGAGGTGCCCTCATGCCCCATCTGCCTGTACCCGCCGTTGGCTGCCCACATCACCCGTTGTGGCCACATCTTCTGCTGGTCCTGCATGCTGCACTACCTCTCCCTGAGTGACAAGAGCTGGTCCAAGTGCCCCATCTGCTATGAGGCCGTGCACGACGGTGACCTCAAGAG tgtggttgccatggagacccGGCAGTACCTGGTGGGTGACCTCATCACCATGCAGCTCATGCGACGAGAGAAGGGTGCTTTGGTTGCACTGCCCAGCTCCCAGTGGGTGAAGCTGGAGGAGCCCATTAAGCTGGGGG ACGCTCCGCTCAGCCCCTACTCTAAGCTGCTGCTGGCGTCCCGCGAGCAGGTGCTGGGCCTGGTGCGGGAGGAGCGGATGGCCTTGCAGGCCCAGCTCTGCGTGGAGGACGAGCACGAGGCCCAGGCCTGCTTCATCCAGGCCGCCCTGCAGCTGCTCCAG GAACGTGAAGAGGCACTGAGGAAGGCCAGCCCCCAGGATGCTCTGAGCCTGGGCCGCCTGAGCTTGTGCAGCTCCCCCGGCCGGGAGGCGGAGCTTCCGGCCCAGCCCGGCAATAAGAAG AACTCGTCTGTCCTGGCTGGAGAGGTGGGGCAGACTGGGGACGGTGGGGGGCCCAAAGCGTCCCCCAAACTTCAATGCCAGTCCTCGGAGGACGTCCCTTCCAGCCCAAGCGAAATGACACCCCCCCAAAACGTGGAGAATGGGCCCTGCTACTACTTCTACCAGG CGGAAGACGGCCAGCAGCTGTTCCTGCACCCGGTGAACGTGCGCTGCCTGATGCGCGAGTATGGCAGCCTGGAGGCTAGTCCCCAGTCCATCACTGCTACGGTGGTGGAGATTGATGGCCACACCGTCACTGAG gaGGTACGCCGTCGTCATCGCTACCTGTCCCACCTGCCACTCACCTGCGAGTTCAGCATCTGTGAGCTGGCACTGCAGCCGCCAGTTCTGTCCAAAGAAACCCTGGACATCTTCGCCG ATGAACTGGAGAAGCGACGGCGCATGCGGCAGAAGAAAGCAagggaggagaagaggagggagaGACGCATTGAGATGGAGGAGAACAAGAAGCAGGGCAAAT ACCCGGAGGTGCACATTGGCCTTGAGAACCTGCAGCAGTTCCCAGCCTTCGGCTCGCCCTTCCAAAGCGGGGACCCTGCGCTGCCAGCCGACCTCTTTCTGGGGCCGTCGGCCTCCCCCCTGTGCGGCAGCCCCGCCTCTG ATGGCATCATGTTTCCGTCCCTCAGTGGGTCTAGCCCGGCCCTGAGCGTCGGCAGTGTCGACGATGATTCCCACTGCCTCTCCTTCGCTCAG ATGCTGAGAGATGGCAGAGCCCGAGCTGACCCTGGGCCCAAGGCCGTCCCAAAGAAAGGTGAGCCAATGTGCAGGCAGCCACCGCTCTGTGCCTTGCTTCCGCACCGCATTCACATCAGGcctcccaacccccccacaGCAGAGACGATGCTGGCCCCCCCAGCTGGCGACAGCGACGGGGAGAGCGACAGCTCGGACCGGGTCCCAGTGCCCAGCTTCCAGAACTCCTTCAGCCAGGCTTTCGAGGAGGCCCTCCTGCAGCTGGACCACGGCCGAGCCGGCCCACCCGAGCACGTCCTCATCCCTG CTgaggagaaagggggggggaagaagaagaagaagaagcagaagctcTTGTTCAGCACCTCCATGGTCCACACCAAGTAG
- the rnf10 gene encoding E3 ubiquitin-protein ligase RNF10 isoform X3, whose translation MLESSNALCPESGLVHPQSSSANMEKTPSSNASNKGPPRSGSTGPTPGESKPKADAKNGGGPKRYNRKREPAFPKSDNFLGPRRPNPQKSKNFDKRPPQRGGGSNGKQYGSTGGGRREEVAEARRAEFSPAQFAGPKKISLNHLLNFTFEPRGHGGAAGGDSHTSWGHRNKWGHKHKPFNKELFLQANCQFVVSEDQDYSTHFTDPDTLVSWDCVQQVRIYSHEVPSCPICLYPPLAAHITRCGHIFCWSCMLHYLSLSDKSWSKCPICYEAVHDGDLKSVVAMETRQYLVGDLITMQLMRREKGALVALPSSQWVKLEEPIKLGDAPLSPYSKLLLASREQVLGLVREERMALQAQLCVEDEHEAQACFIQAALQLLQEREEALRKASPQDALSLGRLSLCSSPGREAELPAQPGNKKNSSVLAGEVGQTGDGGGPKASPKLQCQSSEDVPSSPSEMTPPQNVENGPCYYFYQAEDGQQLFLHPVNVRCLMREYGSLEASPQSITATVVEIDGHTVTEEVRRRHRYLSHLPLTCEFSICELALQPPVLSKETLDIFADELEKRRRMRQKKAREEKRRERRIEMEENKKQGKYPEVHIGLENLQQFPAFGSPFQSGDPALPADLFLGPSASPLCGSPASDGIMFPSLSGSSPALSVGSVDDDSHCLSFAQMLRDGRARADPGPKAVPKKETMLAPPAGDSDGESDSSDRVPVPSFQNSFSQAFEEALLQLDHGRAGPPEHVLIPAEEKGGGKKKKKKQKLLFSTSMVHTK comes from the exons ATGTTAGAGAGCTCGAACGCTCTCTGCCCGGAGTCCGGCCTCGTACATCCGCAAAGCAGCAGCGCCAACATGGAGAAAACACCCAGCAGCAACGCCAGCAACAAGGGACCGCCCCGCTCTGGTTCGACCGGCCCAACTCCTGGCGAGTCTAAACCTAAAGCAG atgcTAAAAATGGTGGTGGGCCCAAGCGCTATAACCGCAAGCGCGAGCCCGCCTTCCCCAAGAGTGACAATTTCCTTGGCCCACGGCGCCCCAATCCACAGAAAAGCAAGAATTTCGACAAGAGACCCCCTCAGAGAGGAGGGGGGAGTAATGGGAAGCAGTATGGCAGCACAGGTGGTGGCAGAAGGGAAGAG GTAGCAGAGGCTCGCCGGGCTGAGTTCAGCCCGGCTCAGTTTGCAGGACCCAAGAAGATCAGTCTCAATCACCTGCTCAACTTCACCTTTGAGCCACGGGGCCATGGAGGTGCTGCCGGGGGAGACAGCCACACCAGCTGGGGGCACCGCAACAAGTGGGGCCACAAGCACAAGCCCTTCAATAAGGAGCTCTTTCTGCAAGCCAA CTGCCAGTTTGTGGTCTCTGAAGATCAGGACTACAGCACACACTTCACTGACCCCGACACGCTGGTCAGCTGGGACTGTGTGCAGCAGGTG CGCATCTACAGCCATGAGGTGCCCTCATGCCCCATCTGCCTGTACCCGCCGTTGGCTGCCCACATCACCCGTTGTGGCCACATCTTCTGCTGGTCCTGCATGCTGCACTACCTCTCCCTGAGTGACAAGAGCTGGTCCAAGTGCCCCATCTGCTATGAGGCCGTGCACGACGGTGACCTCAAGAG tgtggttgccatggagacccGGCAGTACCTGGTGGGTGACCTCATCACCATGCAGCTCATGCGACGAGAGAAGGGTGCTTTGGTTGCACTGCCCAGCTCCCAGTGGGTGAAGCTGGAGGAGCCCATTAAGCTGGGGG ACGCTCCGCTCAGCCCCTACTCTAAGCTGCTGCTGGCGTCCCGCGAGCAGGTGCTGGGCCTGGTGCGGGAGGAGCGGATGGCCTTGCAGGCCCAGCTCTGCGTGGAGGACGAGCACGAGGCCCAGGCCTGCTTCATCCAGGCCGCCCTGCAGCTGCTCCAG GAACGTGAAGAGGCACTGAGGAAGGCCAGCCCCCAGGATGCTCTGAGCCTGGGCCGCCTGAGCTTGTGCAGCTCCCCCGGCCGGGAGGCGGAGCTTCCGGCCCAGCCCGGCAATAAGAAG AACTCGTCTGTCCTGGCTGGAGAGGTGGGGCAGACTGGGGACGGTGGGGGGCCCAAAGCGTCCCCCAAACTTCAATGCCAGTCCTCGGAGGACGTCCCTTCCAGCCCAAGCGAAATGACACCCCCCCAAAACGTGGAGAATGGGCCCTGCTACTACTTCTACCAGG CGGAAGACGGCCAGCAGCTGTTCCTGCACCCGGTGAACGTGCGCTGCCTGATGCGCGAGTATGGCAGCCTGGAGGCTAGTCCCCAGTCCATCACTGCTACGGTGGTGGAGATTGATGGCCACACCGTCACTGAG gaGGTACGCCGTCGTCATCGCTACCTGTCCCACCTGCCACTCACCTGCGAGTTCAGCATCTGTGAGCTGGCACTGCAGCCGCCAGTTCTGTCCAAAGAAACCCTGGACATCTTCGCCG ATGAACTGGAGAAGCGACGGCGCATGCGGCAGAAGAAAGCAagggaggagaagaggagggagaGACGCATTGAGATGGAGGAGAACAAGAAGCAGGGCAAAT ACCCGGAGGTGCACATTGGCCTTGAGAACCTGCAGCAGTTCCCAGCCTTCGGCTCGCCCTTCCAAAGCGGGGACCCTGCGCTGCCAGCCGACCTCTTTCTGGGGCCGTCGGCCTCCCCCCTGTGCGGCAGCCCCGCCTCTG ATGGCATCATGTTTCCGTCCCTCAGTGGGTCTAGCCCGGCCCTGAGCGTCGGCAGTGTCGACGATGATTCCCACTGCCTCTCCTTCGCTCAG ATGCTGAGAGATGGCAGAGCCCGAGCTGACCCTGGGCCCAAGGCCGTCCCAAAGAAAG AGACGATGCTGGCCCCCCCAGCTGGCGACAGCGACGGGGAGAGCGACAGCTCGGACCGGGTCCCAGTGCCCAGCTTCCAGAACTCCTTCAGCCAGGCTTTCGAGGAGGCCCTCCTGCAGCTGGACCACGGCCGAGCCGGCCCACCCGAGCACGTCCTCATCCCTG CTgaggagaaagggggggggaagaagaagaagaagaagcagaagctcTTGTTCAGCACCTCCATGGTCCACACCAAGTAG
- the rnf10 gene encoding E3 ubiquitin-protein ligase RNF10 isoform X2, with translation MLESSNALCPESGLVHPQSSSANMEKTPSSNASNKGPPRSGSTGPTPGESKPKADAKNGGGPKRYNRKREPAFPKSDNFLGPRRPNPQKSKNFDKRPPQRGGGSNGKQYGSTGGGRREEVAEARRAEFSPAQFAGPKKISLNHLLNFTFEPRGHGGAAGGDSHTSWGHRNKWGHKHKPFNKELFLQANCQFVVSEDQDYSTHFTDPDTLVSWDCVQQVRIYSHEVPSCPICLYPPLAAHITRCGHIFCWSCMLHYLSLSDKSWSKCPICYEAVHDGDLKSVVAMETRQYLVGDLITMQLMRREKGALVALPSSQWVKLEEPIKLGDAPLSPYSKLLLASREQVLGLVREERMALQAQLCVEDEHEAQACFIQAALQLLQEREEALRKASPQDALSLGRLSLCSSPGREAELPAQPGNKKNSSVLAGEVGQTGDGGGPKASPKLQCQSSEDVPSSPSEMTPPQNVENGPCYYFYQAEDGQQLFLHPVNVRCLMREYGSLEASPQSITATVVEIDGHTVTEEVRRRHRYLSHLPLTCEFSICELALQPPVLSKETLDIFADELEKRRRMRQKKAREEKRRERRIEMEENKKQGKYPEVHIGLENLQQFPAFGSPFQSGDPALPADLFLGPSASPLCGSPASDGIMFPSLSGSSPALSVGSVDDDSHCLSFAQMLRDGRARADPGPKAVPKKAETMLAPPAGDSDGESDSSDRVPVPSFQNSFSQAFEEALLQLDHGRAGPPEHVLIPAEEKGGGKKKKKKQKLLFSTSMVHTK, from the exons ATGTTAGAGAGCTCGAACGCTCTCTGCCCGGAGTCCGGCCTCGTACATCCGCAAAGCAGCAGCGCCAACATGGAGAAAACACCCAGCAGCAACGCCAGCAACAAGGGACCGCCCCGCTCTGGTTCGACCGGCCCAACTCCTGGCGAGTCTAAACCTAAAGCAG atgcTAAAAATGGTGGTGGGCCCAAGCGCTATAACCGCAAGCGCGAGCCCGCCTTCCCCAAGAGTGACAATTTCCTTGGCCCACGGCGCCCCAATCCACAGAAAAGCAAGAATTTCGACAAGAGACCCCCTCAGAGAGGAGGGGGGAGTAATGGGAAGCAGTATGGCAGCACAGGTGGTGGCAGAAGGGAAGAG GTAGCAGAGGCTCGCCGGGCTGAGTTCAGCCCGGCTCAGTTTGCAGGACCCAAGAAGATCAGTCTCAATCACCTGCTCAACTTCACCTTTGAGCCACGGGGCCATGGAGGTGCTGCCGGGGGAGACAGCCACACCAGCTGGGGGCACCGCAACAAGTGGGGCCACAAGCACAAGCCCTTCAATAAGGAGCTCTTTCTGCAAGCCAA CTGCCAGTTTGTGGTCTCTGAAGATCAGGACTACAGCACACACTTCACTGACCCCGACACGCTGGTCAGCTGGGACTGTGTGCAGCAGGTG CGCATCTACAGCCATGAGGTGCCCTCATGCCCCATCTGCCTGTACCCGCCGTTGGCTGCCCACATCACCCGTTGTGGCCACATCTTCTGCTGGTCCTGCATGCTGCACTACCTCTCCCTGAGTGACAAGAGCTGGTCCAAGTGCCCCATCTGCTATGAGGCCGTGCACGACGGTGACCTCAAGAG tgtggttgccatggagacccGGCAGTACCTGGTGGGTGACCTCATCACCATGCAGCTCATGCGACGAGAGAAGGGTGCTTTGGTTGCACTGCCCAGCTCCCAGTGGGTGAAGCTGGAGGAGCCCATTAAGCTGGGGG ACGCTCCGCTCAGCCCCTACTCTAAGCTGCTGCTGGCGTCCCGCGAGCAGGTGCTGGGCCTGGTGCGGGAGGAGCGGATGGCCTTGCAGGCCCAGCTCTGCGTGGAGGACGAGCACGAGGCCCAGGCCTGCTTCATCCAGGCCGCCCTGCAGCTGCTCCAG GAACGTGAAGAGGCACTGAGGAAGGCCAGCCCCCAGGATGCTCTGAGCCTGGGCCGCCTGAGCTTGTGCAGCTCCCCCGGCCGGGAGGCGGAGCTTCCGGCCCAGCCCGGCAATAAGAAG AACTCGTCTGTCCTGGCTGGAGAGGTGGGGCAGACTGGGGACGGTGGGGGGCCCAAAGCGTCCCCCAAACTTCAATGCCAGTCCTCGGAGGACGTCCCTTCCAGCCCAAGCGAAATGACACCCCCCCAAAACGTGGAGAATGGGCCCTGCTACTACTTCTACCAGG CGGAAGACGGCCAGCAGCTGTTCCTGCACCCGGTGAACGTGCGCTGCCTGATGCGCGAGTATGGCAGCCTGGAGGCTAGTCCCCAGTCCATCACTGCTACGGTGGTGGAGATTGATGGCCACACCGTCACTGAG gaGGTACGCCGTCGTCATCGCTACCTGTCCCACCTGCCACTCACCTGCGAGTTCAGCATCTGTGAGCTGGCACTGCAGCCGCCAGTTCTGTCCAAAGAAACCCTGGACATCTTCGCCG ATGAACTGGAGAAGCGACGGCGCATGCGGCAGAAGAAAGCAagggaggagaagaggagggagaGACGCATTGAGATGGAGGAGAACAAGAAGCAGGGCAAAT ACCCGGAGGTGCACATTGGCCTTGAGAACCTGCAGCAGTTCCCAGCCTTCGGCTCGCCCTTCCAAAGCGGGGACCCTGCGCTGCCAGCCGACCTCTTTCTGGGGCCGTCGGCCTCCCCCCTGTGCGGCAGCCCCGCCTCTG ATGGCATCATGTTTCCGTCCCTCAGTGGGTCTAGCCCGGCCCTGAGCGTCGGCAGTGTCGACGATGATTCCCACTGCCTCTCCTTCGCTCAG ATGCTGAGAGATGGCAGAGCCCGAGCTGACCCTGGGCCCAAGGCCGTCCCAAAGAAAG CAGAGACGATGCTGGCCCCCCCAGCTGGCGACAGCGACGGGGAGAGCGACAGCTCGGACCGGGTCCCAGTGCCCAGCTTCCAGAACTCCTTCAGCCAGGCTTTCGAGGAGGCCCTCCTGCAGCTGGACCACGGCCGAGCCGGCCCACCCGAGCACGTCCTCATCCCTG CTgaggagaaagggggggggaagaagaagaagaagaagcagaagctcTTGTTCAGCACCTCCATGGTCCACACCAAGTAG